In the genome of Raphanus sativus cultivar WK10039 chromosome 4, ASM80110v3, whole genome shotgun sequence, one region contains:
- the LOC108849447 gene encoding LOW QUALITY PROTEIN: cation/H(+) antiporter 20 (The sequence of the model RefSeq protein was modified relative to this genomic sequence to represent the inferred CDS: deleted 1 base in 1 codon) — protein sequence MTFNITAVKTSSNGAWQGDNPLNFAFPLLIIQTALIIAVSRSLAILFKPLRQPKVIAEIVGGILLGPSALGRNTTYMDRIFPKWSMPILESVASIGLLFFLFLVGLELDLSSIRRSGKRAFGIAVAGITLPFLGGVGVAFVIRSTLYTAVDRPGYAEFLVFMGVALSITAFPVLARILAELKLLTTQIGETAMAAAAFNDVAAWILLALAVALAGNGEGGGEKKSPLVSLWVLLSGVGFVVFMLVVIRPGMKWVAKRGSLENGVVRESFVCLTLAGVMVSGFATDLIGIHSIFGAFVFGLTIPKDGEFGQRLIERIEDFVSGLLLPLYFATSGLKTDVAKIRGAVSWGMLGLVVVTACVGKIVGTFAVAVMVKVPAREALTLGFLMNTKGLVELIVLNIGKEKKVLNDETFAILVLMALFTTFITTPTVMAIYKPARSTHRKLKDLSASEDSTKEELRILACLHGPANVSSLISVIESIRTTKMLQLKLFVMHLMELTERSSSIIMVQKARKNGFPFVQRYRHGECHSNVIGGFQAYRQLGRVAVRPITAVSPLHTMHEDICHMAETKRVTMIILPFHKRWNVDHGHDHHRHQDGGDGNVPENVGHGWRLVNQRVLKNAPCSVAVLVDRGLGSIEAQSSNIDSSNVVERVCVIFFGGPDDREALELAGRMAEHPAVKVTLIRFLVRETLRSNAVTLRPAPSKCKEKNYAFLTTNVDPEKEKELDEGALEDFKSKWKEMVEYKEKEPNNIIEEALSIGQSQGFDLIVVGRGRLPSAEVAALAERQAEHPELGPIGDVLASSINHIIPSILVVQQHNKAHVEEMTVSKIVNESSLSINGDTNV from the exons ATGACCTTTAACATAACCGCCGTGAAAACCTCATCCAACGGAGCATGGCAAGGCGACAATCCCTTGAACTTCGCGTTTCCGTTACTCATCATCCAAACGGCGTTAATCATCGCCGTCAGTCGCTCCCTCGCCATCCTCTTCAAACCCCTTCGCCAACCTAAAGTCATCGCTGAGATCGTC ggAGGGATCTTGTTAGGACCGTCTGCTTTAGGACGAAACACGACGTACATGGACCGTATCTTCCCGAAATGGAGCATGCCGATACTCGAATCCGTCGCGAGCATAggcctcctcttcttcctcttcctcgtcGGTCTCGAGCTCGACTTATCATCCATCCGCCGAAGCGGGAAACGCGCGTTCGGAATCGCGGTCGCGGGAATCACGCTCCCGTTTCTCGGCGGCGTCGGAGTCGCGTTTGTGATCCGCAGCACTCTCTACACCGCCGTCGATAGACCGGGGTACGCCGAGTTTCTCGTTTTCATGGGTGTAGCGCTCTCCATCACGGCTTTCCCTGTGTTGGCGCGTATCTTGGCGGAGCTCAAGCTTCTGACGACGCAGATCGGAGAAACCGCGATGGCTGCAGCCGCTTTCAACGATGTAGCCGCGTGGATTTTACTCGCTTTAGCGGTTGCGTTAGCGGGTAACGGTGAAGGCGGTGGGGAGAAAAAGAGTCCGTTGGTGTCGCTGTGGGTTCTGTTATCAGGTGTCGgatttgttgtttttatgttgGTTGTGATCCGACCCGGAATGAAATGGGTCGCGAAGCGCGGATCTCTTGAAAACGGCGTCGTACGAGAGTCTTTCGTGTGTTTGACGTTAGCTGGTGTTATGGTTTCCGGTTTCGCGACGGATTTGATTGGGATTCATTCTATTTTCGGAGCGTTTGTGTTCGGTTTGACTATACCGAAAGATGGGGAGTTTGGTCAGAGATTGATTGAACGGATTGAGGATTTTGTC TCCGGTTTACTATTGCCGCTTTATTTCGCGACGAGTGGATTGAAAACTGACGTGGCGAAGATCAGAGGAGCTGTGTCGTGGGGGATGTTGGGTCTTGTCGTGGTTACGGCTTGCGTTGGAAAGATCGTCGGGACTTTTGCAGTGGCGGTGATGGTTAAGGTTCCTGCGAGAGAAGCGTTGACACTTGGTTTCTTGATGAACACGAAAGGTTTGGTGGAGCTCATTGTACTCAATATAGGCAAGGAGAAAAAG GTGCTAAACGACGAGACGTTTGCGATACTAGTGCTAATGGCACTCTTCACAACGTTCATTACAACGCCGACTGTAATGGCCATTTACAAGCCGGCACGTAGTACCCACCGCAAACTAAAGGACTTGTCGGCGAGCGAGGACTCCACCAAGGAAGAGCTTCGCATCCTCGCCTGCCTCCATGGTCCAGCCAATGTATCATCTCTTATCTCTGTCATCGAGTCCATCCGAACCACCAAG ATGCTGCAGCTAAAACTATTCGTCATGCACCTCATGGAACTAACGGAACGATCTTCATCAATCATAATGGTGCAAAAAGCCCGTAAAAACGGATTTCCTTTCGTCCAGCGTTACCGTCATGGAGAGTGCCACAGTAACGTCATAGGAGGCTTCCAAGCCTACCGTCAACTAGGTCGAGTCGCGGTCCGCCCTATTACCGCAGTCTCTCCTTTACACACAATGCACGAAGACATATGCCACATGGCAGAGACCAAGAGGGTCACAATGATCATTTTACCTTTCCACAAACGTTGGAACGTTGATCATGGTCATGACCACCATCGCCACCAAGACGGAGGAGATGGAAACGTACCGGAAAACGTCGGTCATGGCTGGAGATTAGTTAACCAGAGGGTTTTGAAGAACGCACCATGTTCCGTGGCGGTTCTTGTTGACCGTGGACTTGGCTCCATCGAGGCCCAAAGTTCGAACATTGATAGCTCTAATGTGGTTGAAAGGGTTTGTGTGATTTTCTTTGGTGGTCCTGACGACCGTGAGGCTTTAGAGCTCGCCGGGAGGATGGCGGAGCATCCTGCGGTTAAAGTTACTCTCATTAGGTTTTTGGTGAGAGAAACGTTGAGGAGTAACGCCGTCACGTTACGGCCAGCACCGAGTAAATGCAAGGAGAAGAATTATGCCTTCTTGACAACCAACGTGGATccagaaaaagaaaag GAATTAGATGAAGGAGCATTAGAAGATTTCAAGAGCAAATGGAAAGAAATGGTAGAGTACAAAGAAAAGGAACCAAACAACATAATTGAAGAAGCATTGTCAATAGGACAGAGTCAAGGCTTTGATCTCATAGTGGTTGGAAGAGGGAGATTACCGTCCGCCGAGGTGGCGGCGTTAGCTGAGCGTCAGGCCGAACATCCTGAATTAGGTCCTATTGGGGACGTGCTTGCTTCTTCGATCAACCACATCATCCCATCAATACTTGTGGTTCAGCAACACAACAAAGCTCATGTGGAGGAGATGACGGTTTCCAAAATTGTTAATGAGTCTTCTCTAAGTATTAATGGAGATACAAATGTATGA